The Saccharomyces paradoxus chromosome VI, complete sequence genome includes a window with the following:
- the BNA6 gene encoding nicotinate-nucleotide diphosphorylase (carboxylating) (Quinolinate phosphoribosyl transferase~similar to YFR047C), whose amino-acid sequence MPVYEHLLPANGAWRQDVTNWLSEDVPSFDFGGYVVGSDLKEANLYCKQDGMLCGVPFAQEVFNQCELQVEWLFKEGSLLEPSKNDSGKLVIAKVTGPAKNILLAERTALNILSRSSGIATASHKIINLARSTGYKGIIAGTRKTTPGLRRLEKYSMLVGGCDTHRYDLSSMVMLKDNHIWATGSITNAVKNARAVCGFAVKIEVECLSEDEATEAIEAGADVIMLDNFKGDGLKMCAQSLKNKWDGKKHFLLECSGGLKLDNLEEYLCDDIDIYSTSSIHQGTPVIDFSLKLAH is encoded by the coding sequence atgcctgTCTATGAACACTTATTGCCTGCTAACGGAGCATGGAGACAAGATGTCACCAATTGGCTTAGCGAGGACGTTCCctcttttgattttggtGGATACGTCGTTGGTTCCGACCTGAAGGAGGCCAATTTGTACTGTAAGCAAGATGGTATGCTGTGTGGTGTCCCCTTTGCGCAAGAAGTCTTTAATCAATGCGAACTACAAGTTGAATGGTTGTTCAAGGAAGGCTCTTTGTTGGAGCCTTCGAAGAATGACTCCGGTAAGCTGGTTATAGCTAAAGTTACTGGGCCTGCCAAAAACATCTTATTAGCTGAGAGGACTGCCTTGAACATCCTCAGCAGAAGTAGTGGAATTGCCACCGCCTCACATAAGATCATCAATTTGGCACGTTCGACCGGTTATAAGGGGATCATTGCGGGGACAAGAAAGACTACACCGGGTTTACGTAGATTAGAAAAGTATTCCATGCTTGTAGGTGGGTGCGACACCCACAGATATGACCTTTCCTCTATGGTCATGCTTAAAGACAATCACATTTGGGCCACTGGTTCTATAACAAACGCAGTGAAGAACGCCAGGGCAGTGTGCGGGTTTGCTGTGAAAATCGAAGTGGAATGTTTAAGTGAGGATGAAGCTACGGAGGCCATTGAGGCTGGTGCAGATGTTATCATGTTGGATAATTTCAAAGGTGACGGTTTGAAAATGTGCGCCCAAAGTCTAAAGAACAAATGGGATGGTAAAAAACATTTCCTCTTGGAATGTAGTGGAGGCTTGAAATTGGACAACCTCGAGGAGTATTTGTGCGATGACATTGATATTTACAGCACCAGTAGTATTCATCAGGGTACACCCGTGATTGATTTCTCACTCAAACTAGCTCACTGA
- the RMD8 gene encoding Rmd8p (Cytosolic protein required for sporulation~similar to YFR048W), whose amino-acid sequence MSYKANQPSPGEMPKRSPSILVTDARTSKNRMSAPFAGHAAGSRKNMENKGLTRSQGVRSSAIGPSPLQNPTHPRRRSSGRFSDISIDNILSDNSDIPSARREERLSSSSSDRPHHYERLSSRRKMINPLPPRTSKTSQKLVLIPEDDNLNHFQTLPTNALDRRRPKVGSIKSNSSDRLTRYSREKSMARITAYNVADGFNLNQLYKFLQETHEVSPRLYDECLYVAYTLPLLPGKGGFRIKSNISKKTVGGKTLIDNLIDTSEQRDHHYEYYSGVETVEDANNNYELETNGNNNSTNQDTTIVPDHLPNPIGQQDSFNPMEPQFFAEETPSEIEKRERTERINMLKKKENDSDASGSDNNNSDGESKSYAVEGKDRYAQSSRSPPPPSSASTPSPPPSSQDDFDRVYEMHRDNDHEGNDRHAEIFIFHYGVIVFWNFTEIQEKNILGDITFADYKNLMIRPLDEQDIETEQFHFEYDRDTERPRIFNDIVTLRSGDHIIELTLSHAIAQSSKLSRFESRISPILISVTKLPKRLALYGTLGLKREQLLKKSGKLFKLRVDVNLSSTILDTPEFFWSFEPSLHPLYVAMREYLEIDQRVQVLNDRCKVFLEFFDICVDSVAERNMARVTWWFILVILFGVIFSLTEIFVRYVIIHRHTAT is encoded by the coding sequence ATGAGTTATAAGGCCAATCAACCATCTCCTGGGGAGATGCCGAAAAGGTCACCTTCTATCCTGGTGACAGATGCAAGAACATCCAAGAATAGAATGAGTGCACCGTTCGCTGGCCATGCTGCTGGCAGCAGGAAGAATATGGAGAACAAAGGACTTACTAGGTCTCAAGGCGTTCGCTCTTCCGCTATTGGTCCTTCTCCGCTGCAGAATCCTACTCACCCAAGAAGGCGATCGTCTGGCAGGTTTAGCGATATATCCATAGATAATATTCTGTCTGATAATTCGGATATTCCCTCCGCTAGGAGGGAGGAAAGGCTATCCAGCTCTTCAAGTGATAGGCCTCACCATTACGAGCGGTTAAGCTCGCGTAGAAAGATGATCAATCCCTTACCTCCAAGAACATCGAAGACTTCACAAAAGTTGGTGCTGATACCTGAAGACGATAACTTGAACCACTTTCAAACTTTACCAACAAACGCGTTGGATAGACGAAGGCCGAAGGTGGGCTCTATAAAGTCCAATTCCTCCGATCGGTTGACTCGATACTCAAGAGAAAAATCCATGGCAAGAATCACTGCATATAATGTTGCTGACGGCTTCAATCTTAACCAATTGTATAAATTTCTGCAGGAGACTCATGAGGTTTCACCAAGATTGTATGATGAATGTTTATACGTTGCGTATACTTTGCCACTTTTACCAGGTAAAGGCGGTTTCAGAATAAAATCAAACATATCGAAGAAAACAGTGGGTGGTAAGACATTGATTGATAATTTAATAGATACAAGCGAACAGAGAGATCATCACTATGAATATTACTCAGGAGTCGAGACTGTGGAAGATGCAAATAACAATTACGAACTAGAAACCAACGgcaataacaatagcaCTAATCAAGACACCACAATAGTCCCCGATCATTTACCCAATCCAATAGGTCAGCAGGACTCTTTTAATCCTATGGAACCACAATTTTTCGCAGAGGAAACTCCCtcagaaatagaaaaacGGGAAAGAacagaaagaataaatatgctgaaaaagaaggagaaCGACAGTGACGCAAGCGGTAGcgacaataataatagtgaTGGTGAAAGTAAAAGTTATGCGGTTGAAGGTAAGGACCGGTATGCACAGTCTTCTCGCTCGCCACCACCACCCTCATCAGCATCTACACCATCACCACCACCCTCGTCACAGGATGATTTTGACCGTGTATACGAAATGCATAGGGACAATGATCATGAAGGCAATGATAGACACGCagaaattttcattttccattATGGcgttattgttttttggAACTTTACTGAGattcaagagaaaaatattcttggcGATATAACATTTGCAGACTATAAGAATTTAATGATCCGGCCACTGGATGAACAGGATATTGAAACTGAACAATTCCACTTCGAATATGATAGGGATACCGAAAGGCCGAGAATTTTCAACGATATTGTCACATTGCGTTCAGGCGACCACATTATTGAACTGACACTATCACATGCCATCGCCCAATCCTCGAAATTATCAAGGTTTGAATCCAGAATTTCACCGATTTTGATATCAGTCACGAAATTACCGAAAAGACTAGCATTATACGGTACCCTCGGATTAAAGAGAGAGcagcttttgaaaaagtcaGGGAAGCTTTTTAAACTAAGAGTGGATGTTAACCTTTCATCTACCATATTGGATACACCTGAGTTTTTTTGGTCGTTCGAACCAAGTTTGCATCCACTTTACGTGGCGATGAGGGAGTATTTGGAAATTGACCAAAGGGTACAAGTACTAAATGATCGTTGTAAAGTTTTCCTGGAATTCTTTGACATATGTGTCGACTCTGTTGCTGAAAGAAACATGGCCCGTGTTACATGGTGGTTTATTCTTGTCATTTTATTTGGAGTcatattttcattaacaGAAATATTCGTTCGTTATGTAATTATTCACCGTCATACTGCTACATAG
- the KGD4 gene encoding alpha-ketoglutarate dehydrogenase subunit KGD4 (Subunit of the mitochondrial alpha-ketoglutarate dehydrogenase~similar to YFR049W) → MIATPIRLAKNAYEPMIKFVGARHPLVKHAAEIVVHPCATNGMLPGSKECIPVGKFMENYKPFRVVPIKHSARTSLNSSKASAFIDRPLEKDELASIFELPARFRYKPINENELESINSGGAW, encoded by the coding sequence atgatTGCTACACCTATAAGATTAGCGAAGAATGCGTATGAGCCGATGATAAAATTTGTTGGTGCAAGACATCCCTTAGTGAAGCACGCAGCAGAAATCGTTGTTCATCCATGCGCTACCAACGGAATGTTACCTGGAAGCAAAGAGTGTATTCCAGTAGGTAAATTCATGGAAAACTATAAGCCATTTCGTGTGGTGCCAATAAAGCATAGTGCTAGGACTAGTCTCAACTCTTCGAAGGCCTCCGCATTCATTGACAGGCCATTGGAGAAAGATGAGCTTGCTTCCATTTTCGAGTTACCTGCCAGGTTTCGGTACAAGCCCATTAATGAGAACGAGCTAGAAAGCATAAATAGCGGTGGTGCATGGTGA
- the PRE4 gene encoding proteasome core particle subunit beta 7 (Beta 7 subunit of the 20S proteasome~similar to YFR050C) encodes MNHDPFSWGRPADSTYGAYSTQIANAGASPMANTQQPIVTGTSVISMKYDNGVIIAADNLGSYGSLLRFNGVERLIPVGNNTVVGISGDISDMQHIERLLEDLVTENAYDNPLADAEEALEPSYIFEYLATVMYQRRSKMNPLWNAIIVAGVQSNGDQFLRYVNLLGVTYSSPTLATGFGAHMANPLLRKVVDRESDIPKTTLQVAEEAIVNAMRVLYYRDARSSRSFSLAIIDKNTGLTFKKNLQVENMKWDFAKDIKGYGTQKI; translated from the coding sequence ATGAATCACGATCCTTTCAGTTGGGGTAGGCCCGCAGACTCTACCTACGGGGCTTACAGTACACAAATTGCCAACGCGGGCGCCTCTCCCATGGCTAATACACAGCAGCCTATAGTGACAGGTACTTCTGTCATATCAATGAAGTATGACAATGGGGTTATCATTGCGGCAGATAATTTAGGCTCATATGGTTCACTTCTAAGATTCAATGGCGTGGAGAGGCTTATTCCCGTGGGTAATAACACCGTTGTGGGTATTTCCGGTGATATTTCTGATATGCAACACATTGAGAGGCTATTAGAAGATCTGGTAACTGAAAATGCGTACGATAATCCTTTGGCGGATGCTGAAGAAGCACTTGAACCTagttatatttttgaatatttaGCTACCGTCATGTACCAGCGAAGATCAAAGATGAATCCACTTTGGAATGCCATCATCGTTGCCGGCGTACAATCCAACGGTGATCAATTCTTAAGGTATGTTAACCTTCTAGGTGTTACATATTCTTCTCCCACTTTAGCCACAGGATTTGGGGCACACATGGCAAACCCGCTATTAAGGAAAGTTGTAGATCGAGAATCTGATATCCCAAAGACCACTCTACAAGTTGCTGAAGAGGCAATTGTAAATGCCATGAGGGTTCTTTATTATAGAGATGCCCGTTCTTCGAGAAGCTTTTCATTGGCTATAATTGACAAGAATACAGGTTTgactttcaagaaaaacttACAAGTTGAAAACATGAAATGGGACTTCGCCAAGGATATTAAAGGCTACGGTactcaaaaaatttga
- the RET2 gene encoding coatomer subunit delta (Delta subunit of the coatomer complex (COPI)~similar to YFR051C), whose protein sequence is MVVLAASITTRQGKPLLSRQFKDLSKDRVLELLSNFQNLVSEISSDHTFVEDKHVRYVYRPFDNYYIILITNRQSNIIKDLATLNLFSQTINSYLSSFQDQEIFHNAFEILSSFDEIVSMGGYKENLSFTQVQTYLSMESHEERIQEIIERNKEIEATEERKRRAKEIARKEHERKHGFMSSNGDYDGANRFMASKDPNVTNAINSYYSHASPAAQQSYLQSAHAAVAEVAPMASPIATSQRTGSSSTGGMKLGGSAGRRTGAAPRPSAISSASSSAPPPPEEDVPENNGILISIKEVINAEFSRDGTIHSSELKGVLELRINDHDLSHSNLKLADSIDVRDKSFQFKTHPNIDKQSFLSTKLISLRDKSKAFPANDQSLGVLRWRKIAPAEDDSLVPLTLTTWVSPSESQQGFDVIIEYENVLETELSDVVFTIPVFPQEPVDINTESSTCSDAEVVNMDQETGTSIKISKIGANDAGALAFTIEAPYEDALYPMTVSFQESTRDKSAKSFTGMAIQSVVMADDHDQELPYDVITSLKSDEYLVQ, encoded by the coding sequence ATGGTTGTTTTGGCTGCTTCTATTACTACACGTCAGGGGAAACCTCTTCTATCGAGACAATTTAAAGATCTGTCCAAGGATCGAGTCTTAGAGTTGTTATCCAACTTCCAGAATCTAGTCTCCGAGATCTCGTCAGACCACACATTTGTCGAGGACAAGCATGTCCGTTACGTGTATAGACCCTTTGACAACTACTACATCATCCTTATCACAAACCGCCAGTCTAACATCATCAAAGATTTGGCCACATTAAATCTGTTTTCGCAGACAATCAACTCCTATTTGTCTAGTTTCCAAGACCAAGAGATTTTTCACAATGCCTTTGAGATTTTGTCTTCATTCGATGAAATCGTGTCGATGGGCGGTTACAAGGAGAACTTGTCATTCACCCAAGTGCAGACATACTTGTCTATGGAATCTCACGAAGAAAGGATTCAGGAGATTATTGAGCGTAATAAAGAGATTGAAGCTACTGAGGAAAGGAAGCGTCGTGCTAAGGAAATCGCAAGAAAGGAGCATGAAAGGAAACACGGGTTTATGTCTTCAAACGGCGATTACGATGGCGCCAACAGATTTATGGCCAGTAAAGATCCCAACGTCACAAACGCCATCAACAGTTACTACTCCCACGCTTCTCCCGCAGCACAACAGTCTTATCTACAAAGTGCCCATGCCGCTGTTGCTGAGGTGGCGCCAATGGCCTCCCCAATCGCTACTTCTCAGCGTACAGGGTCTTCCTCCACAGGCGGTATGAAGTTAGGTGGTAGTGCCGGAAGAAGAACGGGTGCCGCACCACGCCCAAGTGCAATCTCTTCTGCTTCTTCTAGCGCACCTCCTCCTCCGGAAGAGGATGTCCCAGAGAACAATGGTATCTTGATCTCTATCAAGGAAGTAATAAACGCAGAGTTCTCCAGAGACGGCACCATCCATTCTTCCGAATTGAAAGGTGTCTTAGAACTAAGGATTAATGACCACGACTTGTCTCACTCCAACCTAAAACTGGCTGACTCTATTGACGTTCGCGATAAATCTTTCCAGTTTAAGACCCATCCAAACATAGATAAGCAATCGTTCCTATCCACTAAACTAATCTCCCTGCGTGATAAATCCAAGGCTTTCCCAGCCAACGACCAAAGCTTGGGTGTTCTAAGATGGCGTAAAATTGCTCCCGCAGAGGATGACTCATTGGTTCCTTTGACTCTAACTACTTGGGTTTCCCCTTCCGAATCACAACAGGGCTTCGATGTCATCATCGAATATGAAAACGTCCTGGAAACAGAACTTTCTGATGTGGTCTTTACCATTCCAGTGTTCCCTCAGGAACCAGTAGACATAAATACAGAGTCATCTACGTGCTCCGACGCTGAAGTTGTCAACATGGACCAAGAAACCGGAACTTCCATTAAGATTAGCAAAATCGGCGCCAACGATGCGGGTGCACTAGCGTTCACCATTGAAGCCCCATACGAGGACGCATTGTACCCAATGACCGTTTCCTTCCAAGAATCCACGAGAGATAAATCAGCTAAGAGTTTCACCGGTATGGCCATCCAATCTGTCGTCATGGCCGATGACCACGATCAAGAGCTCCCTTACGACGTCATTACCTCCCTGAAATCAGATGAATATCTTGTCCAATAG
- the RPN12 gene encoding proteasome regulatory particle lid subunit RPN12 (Subunit of the 19S regulatory particle of the 26S proteasome lid~similar to YFR052W), translated as MPSLAELTKSLSIAFENGDYAACEKLLPPIKIELIKNNLLIPDLSIQNDIYLNDLTITKRILEVGALASIQTFDFDSFENYFNQLKPYYFSNNHKLSESDKKSKLISLYLLNLLSQNSTTKFHSELQYLDKHIKNLEDDSLLSYPIKLDRWLMEGSYQKAWDLLQSGSQNITEFDSFTDILKSAIRDEIAKNTELSYDFLPLSNIKALLFFNNEKETEKFALERNWPIVNSKVYFNNQSKETADYEDEMMHEEDQKTNIIEKTMDYAISIENIV; from the coding sequence ATGCCTTCGTTAGCCGAATTGACCAAATCGTTAAGCATAGCCTTCGAAAACGGCGATTATGCCGCGTGCGAGAAGCTCTTGCCCCCAATCAAGATCGAacttatcaaaaataaccTTTTAATACCTGACCTATCCATTCAAAATGATATCTACCTAAATGATTTGACGATTACTAAAAGGATCCTGGAAGTGGGTGCCCTTGCAAGTATCCAGACCTTTGATTTTGACAGCTTTGAAAATTACTTCAACCAATTGAAGCCTTACTACTTCAGCAACAACCACAAATTATCCGAATCTGACAAGAAGTCGAAGCTGATAAGTCTGTATTTGTTGAACCTATTGTCCCAGAATAGCACAACCAAGTTTCACTCGGAATTGCAGTATCTAGATAAACATATTAAGAACTTGGAAGATGATTCGCTTTTGTCTTATCCTATCAAACTGGACAGATGGCTCATGGAGGGCTCATACCAGAAGGCATGGGATCTTCTGCAATCCGGGTCGCAGAATATAACAGAATTCGACTCCTTTACCGATATTCTAAAATCGGCCATAAGAGACGAAATTGCTAAGAATACCGAGCTATCCTACGATTTCCTCCCTCTCTCTAACATAAAAGCTTTGCTCTTCTTTAACAATGAGAAGGAAACCGAAAAATTTGCGCTGGAGAGAAACTGGCCTATTGTCAACTCGAAAGTTTACTTTAACAACCAATCAAAGGAGACAGCCGATTACGAAGACGAAATGATGCATGAAGAAGACCAAAAGacaaatattattgaaaaaacaatGGATTATGCCATAagtattgaaaatattgtgtaa
- the HXK1 gene encoding hexokinase 1 (Hexokinase isoenzyme 1~similar to YFR053C) has translation MVHLGPKKPQARKGSMADVPRELMDEIHQLEDMFTADSETLRKVVKHFIDELNKGLTKKGGNIPMIPGWVMEFPTGKESGNYLAIDLGGTNLRVVLVKLSGKHTFDTTQSKYKLPHDMRTTKHQEELWSFIADSLKDFMVEQELLNTKDTLPLGFTFSYPASQNKINEGILQRWTKGFDIPNVEGHDVVPLLQNEISKRELPIEIVALINDTVGTLVASYYTDPETKMGVIFGTGVNGAFYDVVSDIEKLEGKLADDIPNDSPMAINCEYGSFDNEHLVLPRTKYDVIVDEQSPRPGQQAFEKMTSGYYLGELLRLVLVELNEKGLMLKGQDLTKLKQPYIMDTSYPARIEDDPFENLEDTDDIFQKDFGVKTTLPERKLIRRLCELIGTRAARLAVCGIAAICQKRGYKTGHIAADGSVYNKYPGFKEAAAKGLRDIYGWTGDASNDPIIIVPAEDGSGAGAAVIAALSEKRIAEGKSLGIIGA, from the coding sequence atggtTCATTTAGGTCCAAAGAAACCACAAGCTAGAAAGGGTTCCATGGCTGACGTGCCCAGGGAATTGATGGATGAAATCCATCAATTGGAGGACATGTTTACAGCTGACAGTGAAACCTTGAGGAAAGTTGTCAAGCACTTTATCGACGAATTGAATAAAGGTTTGACTAAGAAGGGAGGTAACATTCCAATGATTCCAGGTTGGGTCATGGAATTCCCAACAGGTAAAGAGTCTGGTAACTACCTGGCCATTGATTTGGGTGGTACTAACTTAAGAGTCGTGTTGGTCAAATTGAGCGGTAAGCATACCTTCGACACCACTCAATCCAAGTATAAGCTACCACATGACATGAGAACCACGAAGCACCAAGAAGAGTTATGGTCCTTTATTGCTGACTCTTTGAAGGACTTTATGGTTGAGCAAGAATTGCTAAACACCAAGGACACCTTGCCATTAGGTTTCACCTTCTCGTACCCAGCTTCTCAAAACAAGATTAACGAAGGTATTTTGCAAAGATGGACCAAGGGTTTCGATATTCCAAACGTCGAAGGTCACGATGTCGTCCCATTACTACAAAACGAAATATCCAAGAGAGAATTGCCTATCGAAATTGTAGCATTAATTAACGATACTGTCGGTACTTTGGTTGCCTCCTACTACACTGACCCAGAGACTAAGATGGGTGTGATTTTTGGTACTGGTGTTAATGGTGCCTTCTATGATGTTGTCTCTGATATCGAAAAGTTGGAAGGTAAACTAGCAGACGACATTCCAAATGACTCGCCAATGGCCATTAACTGTGAATACGGTTCCTTCGATAATGAACACTTGGTCTTGCCTAGAACTAAGTACGATGTTATTGTCGACGAACAATCTCCAAGGCCGGGCCAACAagcctttgaaaaaatgaccTCCGGTTACTACTTGGGTGAATTGCTGCGTCTAGTGTTGGTCGAATTAAACGAAAAGGGCTTAATGTTGAAGGGTCAAGATCTAACCAAATTGAAGCAACCATACATCATGGATACCTCTTACCCAGCAAGAATCGAAGACGATCCATTTGAAAACTTGGAAGATACTGATGACATCTTCCAAAAGGACTTTGGTGTCAAGACCACTCTACCAGAACGTAAGTTGATCAGAAGACTTTGTGAATTGATCGGTACCAGAGCTGCCAGATTGGCTGTTTGTGGTATTGCCGCTATTTGTCAAAAGAGAGGTTACAAGACTGGTCACATTGCCGCTGACGGTTCTGTCTACAACAAATACCCAGGTTTCAAAGAGGCTGCCGCTAAGGGTTTAAGAGATATCTATGGATGGACTGGTGATGCAAGCAACGATCCAATCATAATTGTTCCAGCTGAGGATGGTTCCGGTGCAGGTGCTGCTGTTATTGCTGCATTGTCCGAAAAGAGAATTGCCGAAGGTAAGTCTCTTGGTATCATTGGCgcttaa